Proteins encoded by one window of Microtus pennsylvanicus isolate mMicPen1 chromosome 18, mMicPen1.hap1, whole genome shotgun sequence:
- the LOC142837849 gene encoding olfactory receptor 51G2-like: protein MENTNSSWFQPTTLLLIGILGLEDVQIWFSIPLCVMYLIALLGNCTILFVIKTTPILHEPQYIFLSMLAATDMGLSVSTLPTVLNVFLLDHRAIKFHSCLTQMFFIHTFSSMESAILLAMAFDCFFAISNPLHYTVVLTSPWIIRMGLAAVVRGVMLMIPLPILLKRLPFCKGVILSHCYCYHPDIMQLACGPVRVNIIYGLFADDMIVYMSDPINSRSSLALLSRVLCDSRRCPGEEAQRRGGQRRVAIQEVEEHGVVCPLPEGGRGRI from the exons ATGGAGAATACAAACAGTAGCTGGTTCCAACCCACTACCCTTCTTCTTATAGGCATCCTTGGGCTAGAAGATGTGCAGATATGGTTCTCTATCCCCCTATGTGTCATGTACCTAATTGCCCTTCTAGGAAACTGCACCATCCTCTTTGTTATCAAAACCACCCCCATCCTGCACGAGCCTCAGTACATCTTCCTGTCTATGCTGGCAGCTACAGACATGGGTTTGTCTGTATCAACTCTGCCTACAGTATTGAATGTCTTCCTCCTGGATCACAGAGCAATCAAGTTCCACTCTTGCTTGACACAGATGTTCTTCATTCATACCTTCTCTTCCATGGAGTCAGCCATCCTACTGGCCATGGCTTTTGACTGTTTCTTTGCTATTAGTAATCCATTACACTATACTGTGGTTTTAACATCCCCTTGGATTATCAGAATGGGACTTGCAGCTGTTGTTAGGGGTGTGATGTTAATGATACCCTTGCCCATTCTGCTCAAAAGGTTGCCATTTTGTAAGGGTGTCATTCTATCCCATTGCTACTGCTACCATCCTGATATCATGCAGCTGGCCTGCGGTCCTGTCAGGGTCAATATCATCTATggattatttgcagatgatatgatagtgtacatgagcgaccccataaactcca GGTCCAGCCTGGCCCTGCTTTCCAGGGTCCTCTGTGATTCACGAAGGTGCCCAG GCGAAGAGGCACAGCGAAGGGGAGGCCAGCGTCGCGTCGCAATCCAGGAGGTTGAAGAACACGGTGTCGTCTGCCCGCTTCCGGAAGGTGGACGTGGACGAATATGA